The Acidobacteriota bacterium sequence TTCTCGATGGCGAGCTTCATCGAATGGTAGCCGACGACCATCCCCATCCCGTTGCCGCCGTCGACGACGGCGGTGGTCGGGGTCTCGTGGACGATCTTCCAGTCGGTCACGGGTTGCTGCAGCCCCTGCTTCATCCTCTCGTAGTACATCTTCAGGTGGGCGACGCCGTGCGACCGGACCCCGACCAGGTCGGAAGCCAAAAGCACGTCGGCCACGATTTCGGCGTCCGCCTGAGGCACGCCCATCTTGAGCAGGGCGTCGATCATGAACGCCGTCACTTTTTTTACCGGTACATAGACATTTTCTTCAGCCATTTTCATAACTCCGTGATTGTGAATTTAAGCCTTGTCCTCGAACATCTTGCCTGGATTCAGAATATTCAGCGGGTCGAGCGCCTGCTTGATGCGCCGCTGCACCTCGACCGATACCGGCCCCAGCGCCCTCTCGAAATACGGGCGCTTGAGCACCCCGACCCCGTGCTCCCCGGAAAGGGTCCCCCCCGCGGCCAGGGCGGCGGCGAACACCTCCCCCACCATCCGTTCGACTTTCTCCCACTCCCCGGGCTTCCGTTTGTCGAAGAGGATGTTCGGGTGCAGGTTGCCGTCCCCCGCGTGCCCGAAAATCACGATCGGCAACCCGTGCCGCGCGCTGATCTCGCGCAGCTCCCGGACCACCTCGGGAATCGCGCTGCGGGGGACGGTGATGTCCTCCCCCAGCTTGTTGGGCGCCTTGCGTGCGAGCGAGGGGGAAATGGAGCGCCGGGCGCGCCACAGTCCCGCCCGCTCCTCCTCCGTCCGGGCCACCTTCACCGAGCGGGCACCGGTAGCGATGCAGATCCGGCCCGCGGCTTCCGCTTCGCGCATCACCGTCTGTTCGTCGGCCCCGTCCGTTTCCAGGATCAGGGAGGCCTCCACGCCGGTGTCCAGACCGAGGTGCATCGCCTCCTCGATGCACTCGATGGCCGTCCGGTCCATCAACTCCAGGCTGGCGGGCACGATCCCTTCCGCCAGCACGGCATTCACCGCCCGGGACGCCTCATGCAGGGAATCGAACTCGCAGAGCGCCGTCTTCGCGAAGCGCGGGCGCGCCACCAGCCGCAGCAGCGCACCGGTGATCAGCCCGAGGGTGCCTTCGGAGGAGGTGAACAGCCCGGTCAGATTATAGCCCGTGACGTCCTTGATCGGCTTCCCCCCTGTTTCCAGAAGGCGCCCGTCGGCCAGCACCACGGTCAAACCCAAAACATAGTTGCCCGTCACCCCGTATTTCAGGCACCGGGGGCCGCCGGCGTTGCAGGCGATGTTCCCCCCGATGGTGGAATGGCGGATGCTGGAAGGGTCGGGGGGATAGAACAGGCCCAGTTTTTCGACCTCCGCCTGCAGGTCGGCCGTCACCACCCCCGCCTCGGCCCGGACGGTCGAGTTGGCCGCGTCGATCTCCACGATTCTGTTCATGCGGGTGAAACTGACCACGATCCCCCCGGCGCGGACGGGGATCGAGCCCGCGGCCAGCCCCGATCCCATGCCGCGCGCGATCACCGGGATGCGGTTTTCGGCCGCGATCTTCACCACCCCGGCCGTCTGTTCGGTCGAACGGGGGAGCACGACCGCCGCGGGGGTCCCCTCGGCGAAGGTACCGTCGTAGCTGTAGGCGGCCAGGTCCTCGGGCGTCACGAGGACCCCGTCCCTGCCCGCGATGCGGATGAGCGCGTCTACCACCTTCTTACTCTGCATCTTCCCCCCCGTAGGCCTCGTCGAGCAGCGTCACCGGGTGTACCACGCGCACCGGCATCCCGCGCCGCCGCAGTCCCGTATTCAACTGCATCTGGCAGCCGGGGCAGCCGGAAGCCAGGATCCGCGCACCGGTCCCCGTGACGTTGTCGAGCTTCCGGTCGAGCACCTTCCGGGACAGGGCATGGTGCGTGATCAGCTGGCTTCCGGCCGAACCGCAGCACCACTCCGCTTCCGGCAGCTCCACCAGCTCGAGGCCGTCGATGAGGCCGAGGAGGCTGCGCGGCTGGTGCCACACCCGCTGGCCCCGGCGGAGGTGGCACGGATCGTGGTAGGTCACGACGGCCTCCACGCGCCCCGCGGGCCTGGCCAGCGGGATTTCCATGAGAAACTCGCTGATATCCCGGACCTTCTCCGCGAACGCCCGGGCTCTCGCTTCCCACCGGGAGTCCCCCGCGAAAAACGCACCGTAGTCCTTCAGGGTCGACCCGCAGGTGGCGCAATCGGTGATGATCTTTTCCACGCCGCAGCGCTCGAAGACTTCAATATTACGCCGCGCCTGCTCCCTGACAAGGTCCATTCGGCCGTAACCGCGCGCCGGCATCCCGCAGCAGGCGGCTTCCTTCGGGGTGATGACGGTGCAGCCGTTGCGGGCCAGGACGCGAAGGGTGGCCGCGCTCTGGTCGGCGAAGAGGAGGCTCTGGGCGCACCCGAGGAAGAAGCCGACCCGGCGGGCTTCCCTGCCCCGCGCCGGGGTCACCTCGGGGAGGACGCGGCGCAGGGGGCGTTTCGGGATGCGGGGCAGCATCGCCTCCAGGTCGCGGATCCTCGCCGGCAGCAGGCGGTTGAGCCCAAGCAGGTAGACCAGCCGGCGGATTCCCAGCCCCTCGTAGAGCCGCAGGGGGAGCGTCGCCAGTTCCAGGCGGCCGGCGTGGGTGAGGAGGCCCCCGAAAAGCCACCTTTTCCAACGGGACGGGCGGATCCCCTCCCCGACCCCGCGCATCGAGAGCGCCAGTTCGGCGGGGCGGATGCCCACCGGGCAGAGGTCGTCGCACGCCATGCAGGCGAAGCACCCGTACATCTGCTCGAGCAGGTTGGGGCTGAGTTCGAGCTCCCCCTC is a genomic window containing:
- a CDS encoding FAD-binding protein produces the protein MQSKKVVDALIRIAGRDGVLVTPEDLAAYSYDGTFAEGTPAAVVLPRSTEQTAGVVKIAAENRIPVIARGMGSGLAAGSIPVRAGGIVVSFTRMNRIVEIDAANSTVRAEAGVVTADLQAEVEKLGLFYPPDPSSIRHSTIGGNIACNAGGPRCLKYGVTGNYVLGLTVVLADGRLLETGGKPIKDVTGYNLTGLFTSSEGTLGLITGALLRLVARPRFAKTALCEFDSLHEASRAVNAVLAEGIVPASLELMDRTAIECIEEAMHLGLDTGVEASLILETDGADEQTVMREAEAAGRICIATGARSVKVARTEEERAGLWRARRSISPSLARKAPNKLGEDITVPRSAIPEVVRELREISARHGLPIVIFGHAGDGNLHPNILFDKRKPGEWEKVERMVGEVFAAALAAGGTLSGEHGVGVLKRPYFERALGPVSVEVQRRIKQALDPLNILNPGKMFEDKA
- a CDS encoding (Fe-S)-binding protein, whose protein sequence is MEGSKPTESEYLHCIRCGLCLAACPTYREYRTETASPRGRVALARKGLEGELELSPNLLEQMYGCFACMACDDLCPVGIRPAELALSMRGVGEGIRPSRWKRWLFGGLLTHAGRLELATLPLRLYEGLGIRRLVYLLGLNRLLPARIRDLEAMLPRIPKRPLRRVLPEVTPARGREARRVGFFLGCAQSLLFADQSAATLRVLARNGCTVITPKEAACCGMPARGYGRMDLVREQARRNIEVFERCGVEKIITDCATCGSTLKDYGAFFAGDSRWEARARAFAEKVRDISEFLMEIPLARPAGRVEAVVTYHDPCHLRRGQRVWHQPRSLLGLIDGLELVELPEAEWCCGSAGSQLITHHALSRKVLDRKLDNVTGTGARILASGCPGCQMQLNTGLRRRGMPVRVVHPVTLLDEAYGGEDAE